One Salmo salar chromosome ssa01, Ssal_v3.1, whole genome shotgun sequence DNA window includes the following coding sequences:
- the nfil3 gene encoding nuclear factor interleukin-3-regulated protein, translating to MQTIKSEPLSNGSYSGEDALVLAVALQGADRDLMDHKLSAMPFKAKGTSCRRKREFIPDEKKDNLYWERRRKNNEAAKRSREKRRLNDMVLENKLLALGEENASLKGELLALKLKFGLVSSAAYTQEVQKISVSTAALYHDFVSPGEARGSCIRDLESPHLGSSCISVIKHSPHSTLSDMAEISAATKGSMCRTPEIIKQEPAEHGSYVRERSSPYELYRNYIASPFPGVYSQPSPFLPLTRSISNSPRTSDDGAVSKSSDGEDEQQVPKGPMPHAADPKSVIVSRLKVPDACSSALPHKLRLKNRAIPIKVEAIDPDYDSSGKSSSPIDISAREGYQRGQGAVADYMQSSLSPLSLQVTNIRDWTHRPEHWHKDSSEKPQNGYQNRLSPVPVSKKLTLDLEDGSYAHSDSENLYLKRGIADLSAEVLSLKRLITSRQGSVIESTKSTTDHESLSKGCYSK from the coding sequence ATGCAGACCATCAAGAGTGAGCCACTGTCAAATGGCTCCTACAGCGGAGAGGACGCCCTGGTCCTGGCTGTGGCCCTTCAAGGGGCTGACAGGGATCTGATGGACCACAAGCTCTCCGCCATGCCCTTCAAGGCCAAAGGCACCTCCTGCCGCAGGAAACGGGAGTTCATCCCGGACGAGAAGAAAGACAATCTCTACTGGGAGAGGCGGCGCAAGAACAACGAGGCGGCCAAGCGTTCGCGGGAGAAGCGCCGCCTCAACGACATGGTGCTGGAGAACAAGCTGCTGGCCCTGGGTGAGGAGAACGCTTCCCTCAAAGGAGAGCTGCTGGCCCTGAAACTCAAATTCGGCCTGGTCAGCTCTGCGGCCTACACGCAGGAAGTGCAGAAGATCTCTGTGTCAACGGCCGCCCTCTACCACGACTTTGTCTCGCCGGGCGAAGCCCGAGGCTCTTGCATCAGGGACCTAGAGTCCCCTCACCTGGGCAGCAGCTGCATATCGGTCATCAAGCACTCCCCTCACAGCACGCTGTCTGACATGGCCGAAATCTCTGCAGCGACCAAGGGTAGCATGTGCAGGACCCCCGAGATCATCAAGCAAGAGCCAGCCGAGCACGGAAGCTACGTGCGTGAGAGGAGCAGTCCATACGAACTGTACAGGAACTACATTGCCAGCCCTTTCCCCGGGGTTTACTCCCAACCCTCCCCGTTCCTGCCGCTCACCAGGTCGATCAGCAACTCCCCGAGGACCTCGGACGACGGGGCCGTGAGTAAGTCCTCGGACGGTGAGGATGAGCAGCAGGTCCCCAAAGGCCCCATGCCACATGCCGCCGACCCGAAGAGCGTCATCGTATCCCGCCTCAAAGTGCCAGATGCTTGTTCGTCGGCTCTGCCCCACAAACTGCGGCTCAAGAACAGGGCCATTCCAATCAAAGTGGAGGCCATCGACCCTGACTACGACTCTTCTGGAAagtcctcctctcccatcgacATATCGGCCAGAGAAGGCTACCAGAGAGGCCAGGGTGCCGTGGCAGACTACATGCAGTCGTCCCTCAGCCCCTTGTCACTCCAAGTGACCAACATCCGGGATTGGACCCACCGGCCAGAGCACTGGCACAAAGACAGCTCAGAGAAGCCACAAAATGGCTACCAGAACAGGCTCTCCCCGGTCCCTGTCTCCAAAAAACTCACTCTGGACCTTGAAGACGGCTCCTACGCCCACTCAGACTCTGAGAACTTGTACTTAAAACGAGGCATAGCTGACCTGTCTGCAGAAGTTTTGTCTCTGAAAAGACTGATAACATCGAGGCAAGGGTCCGTGATAGAGTCAACCAAAAGCACTACTGATCACGAGTCATTATCGAAAGGATGTTACTCAAAATGA